Below is a window of Camelina sativa cultivar DH55 chromosome 11, Cs, whole genome shotgun sequence DNA.
ATTTAATATCAGGTGCAAGTAATATTTCTGtcattacaaataaaaatactacaGGGGATGACTCACAAGAGTGTTGTTTAGCTGTTTTGAtacctttatatttttttggtttggtgaagCCTTCAGATTTAGCTCGTGACTCATTCACTTATTTCAATcgaaagattttatatatacagaCTGCTTTGTTTAATACATTTATATGCTATGATACATGCATGGGTCTCTTTTATGGTGTACTGATACAGATAACCCACTAGATTTATTCGTCTTAGattacttttaatttgtttgaacataactaaaataaaagaaagcacAACGAGTCGTCACGAGGATCGAGTCCACGTAAAGCGACACCTTCTCTTCTCGAATAATCTCATCATAAATTCGATCATAGTCTATTCAATTAAACACTAttagtatataactatattgTTGGCAGGGAAAacattatctttatttttctctgcTTATCATCAAACTGGTTGGACGGTTCTCTTTCTTCCAGTTCCATACACTTTTTATGTGGTTAATGTATATTCTATTTGTTATGTTCACCAATAATGTGTTGTTAATATTAGATAATTTTATCTAATTCGTGGTCCCGAGCAGGATTTAGTTAGTAATCGACACGGTTTTGGTATGCGATGCGTATGCCCACATCCCCTATATAAACTAATCTTGTAAACTAGGATTGAGATCTAAGATGCATTGTCTCCCATTCGAACGcaatttttaaatgtttttggaTAGTTTAGAAACGGAAAACAAAACTGCCACTTCTAAGTTAGCTATTTTGAGAGGTAGTGTTAGTTGGggtatacaacaaaaaaaataagaagaaaaatatcttaacaGTGTTAAATGGATTAGTATTTGACTAATGAGACAAATACCACAACTTAAGGCTAATAACGTTTCTTAACTGCGATTGAAATTGCAATCGAATCGGACGTCTCCCACCTCTCTTTCGCCTCCGACTCACAGAGTTTAGTCAAGGCTATTAATTCGAAGCTCCACCATAAGGACCTTCAAGAGATTCTCCACGATATTTCGATTCTATCCAGCaatttctcttgtttctctttcaattttatTCCCCGAACCCTAAATCAGTTACCTGATGGTTTAGCAAAAAAACGCCCTTTTATCTCCTTGTATTGAgctggtttaaattttttaatataaggttttatttgctcaaaaaaaaaaaaaaggctaatAACGTTTCTTCAATCTGATCAAATCTGTGATGAATGGTACGTCAGACGCAAGTATTTGTTTCCCCTTCACAATCGACTTTACCTTTTAACATCACCATGTCACAGGATATGGTTACAGGCACATTAACAGAACTATTCTGATTATCAAACTCATAAACCAAAGACATCTGATATGGTATTTGCTTTGAGGTTCGGTTATGGTTTCTATAATACATGTGATGATGAGAAAAGATAAAATTCATAAAGAAGACCAACTGATTCTACAAGGATTTCTTCTATTTTCACCGATTCTTATCACAGAACCTAGTGATTACCTAACACATAAGAATTTTCCCCATTGGCAAGAGGAACCAAGGAAGTGTCTTCTTCAACAGTTGCAGGTTCAGAGTTTGAATTGTCAGCATCGGCAATACTACCACCCTCGCCCTACAAGTAAACGATCATTCAAGCTCAGTCTTATGCGTGTAAAACCAACAAGAAACACAGGGcgaaaatgataaataaaaagctTACCATTTTGATTAAAGGCAActgattctcttctgttttctttGAGAGATCCCTTAATGTACCCTACAAGAATTGAACAGTTTAAAAATGTCAAACATATTGGTATGTTATGACCTGAGCATagtaaaaaatatgatatatgtgACAATAATATGAGTAGGTGATGTATTTATATCACTCTGTGGAGATTTTATACGCACCCTGTTAGCCCAGAAAAGTCCACAGGCATTGCAGAGAGTCCTGGGGCCAGAAGGGCCACGTCGCATCATCGGTGTACATTTGGAACTAATGCCGCAGTGAGTGCACCTACGTAAGACAGACACACTCATGTTTAAAATAAGAGCAAGAAAACTTTCGTACATTAGTCAAGAACAAGAATTGCAGAAGCAGTTAATTGGAAGAGACAGAACACACGATATTTCTGGATGGCCATCATCTTGAGCAGAATCTTGATCTGTGCCCGAGTTATAAGCCCCATCGGTCATCTTTGAAGAGGTGAATTGACCTTTATTGCGCGCCATTCTGGTAAACACTAACAAAGGTCAGAGACGCAAAAAATGTGGCAGCTCAACTACAAACATATATTCTCATATACTACAGCGAGCCATGGACAATGAAGCCTGTGTCACTACATGGTCACCAAACTAGTTGAATATGAACAGATATTGTTTCAGCTCCTATCACATAAAAGTGAGGAAGAAAATTACTAGCTTAGCTATACAAGAATGCCACGTTTTAGACCCCAGTAGTAAATGTGAAACAAATATGTCAGCCTCTTCAAAGAGCAACTATCACATAATCCATTTTCCTGACAGATgtggcattaaaaaaaaaactactcaaatgattttttaagatccaacttacaaaataaaaagctaGCTCAATACTGAGGGTTCCCTTAGGCCTAAGAAATTGGTTAACCAATGTGGGATGGTTGTAACAAACTTTGGCATAAATAGGTAAAAAGACTGATTCACAGGTGTAGCACCGTAATCTAGAATGACAACAACTAAACAACTGAACTAAAACAGATAAATCCCCTGACCTTAAAGCCACTTCTTGGCGAACACCGTATCTCACTTTCTTCTCGAAACATCTAGCATTCCTCTTCTTCCGAAACCTATCCAAGGATTGCGCTCGTTGCGGAAGGTTACAACGGCTCTGGTATTCTACAACAggctaaaaaaaataacaccaaaatgACAAAAGGTGGGAATC
It encodes the following:
- the LOC104722539 gene encoding GATA transcription factor 25-like, with translation MYGRHSQPVLIPNNDSAGGEDHVSASATSGHIPYEDMDEIPHPDSIYGGTGSDLIPDGSQLVAHRSEPSELLVSRPPEGSNQLTISFRGQVYVFDAVGPDKVDAVLSLLGGSTELASGPQVMELAHQQNHMPVVEYQSRCNLPQRAQSLDRFRKKRNARCFEKKVRYGVRQEVALRMARNKGQFTSSKMTDGAYNSGTDQDSAQDDGHPEISCTHCGISSKCTPMMRRGPSGPRTLCNACGLFWANRGTLRDLSKKTEENQLPLIKMGEGGSIADADNSNSEPATVEEDTSLVPLANGENSYVLGNH